A portion of the Bombina bombina isolate aBomBom1 chromosome 11, aBomBom1.pri, whole genome shotgun sequence genome contains these proteins:
- the LOC128642473 gene encoding protein ccsmst1 → MLCNRESCDAVGFVTLCTAEGVKMRWALCRTSLHRMTQSLGVTYKVRTLHVKCYPDCKQEGNSKPLSFSASKASHRHWTVSKSLGSESTRPVWKVLPLSIFVAAILIWACFRGETDIDEIIYKPIEQLQNEEPDGGINK, encoded by the exons ATGTTGTGTAACAGGGAGAGCTGTGATGCTGTTGGGTTTGTGACTTTATGCACTGCAGAAGGTGTCAAGATGAGGTGGGCTTTGTGTAGAACATCACTGCACAG GATGACACAATCTCTTGGAGTCACTTATAAGGTTCGAACACTTCATGTGAAATGTTACCCGGACTGTAAACAAGAAGGCAATTCAAAACCTCTATCTTTTTCTGCTAGCAAAGCCAGTCACCGACACTGGACTGTGTCTAAATCACTGGGCAGTGAAAGCACAAGACCAGTGTGGAAAGTTCTTCCATTAAGTATATTTGTTGCCGCCATTTTAATATGGGCATGTTTTAGAGGAGAAACAGACATTGATGAAATAATATACAAGCCAATAGAACAGCTTCAAAATGAAGAACCTGATGGTGGAATAAACAAATAG